Proteins co-encoded in one Flavobacterium fluviale genomic window:
- a CDS encoding alpha/beta fold hydrolase, with translation MSTITLKDGTEIYYKDWGTGQPIFFHHGWPLSADDWDTQMHFFLEKGFRVIAYDRRGHGRSTQTYKGNEMNTYAADVAELTSFLDLKDAVHIGHSTGGGEAIRYAAQHGKGRVAKVVLISAVTPYMIVDENNPDGVPLAVFDDIRFNTANNRQQFYQDITFPFYGYNREGANIKKGIQDNWWRQGMMGGIKAHYDCIKAFSETDFTEDLKSVDFPVLILHGEDDQIVPHVPTALRAIKLLKNGKLITYPGLCHGIPTTDADTVNADILAFIKS, from the coding sequence ATGAGCACAATTACATTAAAAGACGGAACTGAGATTTACTACAAAGATTGGGGAACGGGACAACCGATTTTCTTTCATCATGGCTGGCCGCTTTCTGCAGATGACTGGGATACGCAAATGCATTTTTTTCTAGAGAAGGGTTTTAGAGTTATTGCATACGACAGACGCGGGCACGGAAGATCGACACAAACTTATAAAGGAAATGAAATGAATACGTATGCTGCCGATGTAGCAGAACTGACCTCATTTTTAGATTTAAAAGATGCAGTTCATATTGGACATTCGACAGGAGGAGGAGAAGCGATAAGATATGCTGCACAGCATGGAAAAGGCAGAGTAGCAAAAGTAGTGCTTATAAGTGCGGTAACACCATATATGATAGTAGACGAAAATAATCCAGATGGTGTTCCATTAGCGGTTTTTGATGATATTCGATTTAATACGGCCAACAATAGACAGCAGTTTTATCAAGACATAACATTTCCGTTTTATGGATACAACAGGGAAGGGGCAAATATTAAAAAAGGGATTCAGGACAATTGGTGGCGTCAGGGAATGATGGGCGGAATTAAAGCGCATTATGATTGTATAAAAGCATTTTCTGAGACTGATTTTACCGAAGATTTGAAAAGTGTTGATTTTCCAGTTCTTATATTACATGGAGAAGATGATCAAATTGTGCCGCATGTGCCTACAGCGTTAAGAGCTATTAAACTTTTGAAAAATGGAAAGTTAATTACTTATCCAGGCTTATGTCATGGAATACCAACTACAGACGCAGATACTGTTAATGCAGATATTTTAGCGTTTATAAAATCATAA
- a CDS encoding isochorismatase family protein, which yields MKILPLNSTLLVIDIQEKLLPKIYDGENVLKDVIWSVDLAKTIGISMILTEHCPDKIGTTPAVLREKFDESDIISKSYFSAVSQGNLLNCIQKERKQIIVVGTEAHICVQQTVLDLLQIDYEVFILESAIGTRNPDDKMRAIDRMKQNGAEIITKDMLAFEWLEKADTALFKTILNNFIK from the coding sequence ATGAAGATTCTGCCTCTCAACTCAACTTTGCTGGTTATAGACATTCAGGAAAAATTACTTCCTAAAATTTATGATGGAGAAAATGTTCTAAAAGATGTTATATGGTCAGTTGATTTAGCCAAAACTATTGGAATATCAATGATTTTAACGGAGCATTGTCCCGACAAAATTGGAACAACACCTGCAGTATTAAGAGAAAAATTCGATGAAAGCGATATTATTTCGAAATCTTACTTTTCTGCTGTCAGTCAAGGAAATCTGCTAAATTGTATACAGAAGGAAAGAAAACAAATTATTGTAGTGGGAACTGAAGCCCATATCTGCGTACAGCAAACCGTCTTGGATCTATTACAAATTGATTATGAAGTGTTTATTCTTGAGTCCGCCATTGGCACTCGAAATCCTGATGATAAAATGAGGGCAATTGATAGAATGAAGCAAAACGGAGCCGAGATCATTACAAAAGATATGCTGGCCTTTGAGTGGCTGGAAAAAGCAGATACAGCGCTTTTTAAAACTATCCTAAATAATTTCATTAAATAA